One segment of Fructilactobacillus hinvesii DNA contains the following:
- the ftsZ gene encoding cell division protein FtsZ, translated as MDYAMDQNTGTGANIKVIGVGGGGGNAVNRMIEDGVQGVEFIAANTDLQALDASKAETKINLGPKLTKGLGAGSNPEVGAKAAEESQEDITNALKGADMVFVTAGMGGGTGNGAAPIIAKIAKQAGALTVAVVTRPFTFEGPARSHNASEGLAALKQNVDTMVVISNNQVLEMADKKTSFLGALHDADNVLRQGVQGISDLITRPGYVNLDFADVTTIMKDKGTALMGVGSASGENRAPEATKKAINSPLLEVSIDGAKQVLLNITGGPDLGIFEAQDAANIIRDATSDDTNIIFGTSIDEGMGDEIRVSVIATGIDDDSNDITDVQNIQSATRSSENVVHPDQGSQVVQPNPSATPNPEAQQQRAEPDQRFQNVEKQEFEPFNAGNQSDDDQQNDDIPPFNFKYRNQ; from the coding sequence ATGGATTACGCAATGGATCAAAACACAGGAACGGGTGCTAACATTAAGGTCATCGGAGTCGGTGGCGGTGGTGGCAATGCCGTTAACCGAATGATTGAAGACGGAGTGCAAGGGGTTGAATTTATCGCCGCAAACACCGATTTACAGGCCTTAGACGCTTCTAAAGCAGAAACAAAAATTAACTTAGGACCCAAACTGACCAAGGGACTAGGAGCCGGTTCGAACCCAGAGGTTGGAGCAAAGGCTGCCGAAGAAAGCCAAGAAGACATTACCAACGCCTTAAAGGGTGCTGACATGGTCTTTGTGACTGCCGGTATGGGTGGTGGAACTGGAAACGGGGCCGCTCCCATTATCGCAAAGATTGCGAAGCAAGCAGGGGCTTTGACGGTGGCCGTGGTTACCCGACCATTTACCTTTGAAGGGCCAGCCCGTTCTCATAACGCAAGCGAAGGATTAGCTGCTTTGAAGCAAAACGTTGACACAATGGTGGTCATTTCTAATAACCAAGTGCTTGAAATGGCCGACAAGAAAACGTCCTTCTTAGGAGCCTTACACGACGCCGATAACGTGTTGCGGCAAGGGGTGCAAGGAATTTCAGACTTGATTACACGTCCTGGATACGTGAACTTGGACTTTGCGGACGTGACGACCATTATGAAGGACAAGGGAACCGCTTTGATGGGCGTGGGCTCTGCTAGCGGTGAAAACCGAGCTCCCGAAGCCACCAAAAAGGCCATTAATTCGCCATTATTGGAGGTTTCCATTGATGGTGCTAAACAAGTGCTGTTGAACATTACTGGGGGACCTGATCTTGGAATTTTTGAAGCCCAGGATGCTGCAAATATCATTCGGGATGCTACTTCTGATGATACGAATATCATCTTTGGAACCTCAATTGATGAGGGCATGGGTGATGAAATTCGGGTTTCTGTGATTGCAACGGGTATCGATGATGACTCTAATGACATTACGGACGTCCAAAACATTCAAAGTGCTACTCGTTCGAGTGAAAACGTAGTTCACCCAGATCAGGGAAGCCAAGTAGTGCAACCGAATCCAAGTGCAACTCCGAACCCAGAAGCACAACAACAACGCGCAGAACCAGACCAACGGTTCCAAAACGTGGAAAAACAAGAATTTGAACCATTTAACGCTGGGAATCAATCAGATGATGACCAGCAAAACGATGACATTCCACCATTTAACTTTAAATACCGGAATCAATAA
- a CDS encoding cell division protein SepF translates to MAKGFFNSLFGVDEEETVDNYPQEPAATTPAVKKNPRKVLSMNDNRIPDSKINIVEPRIFADAKNIANKLINGDAVLVRMENVDSTTIRRIVDFITGTLYAIEGNLQQIDEKVYLCTPQNYVVNGDVKGQFYDRSEKN, encoded by the coding sequence ATGGCAAAGGGATTTTTTAACAGTTTGTTTGGCGTTGATGAGGAAGAAACCGTTGATAACTATCCTCAAGAGCCAGCAGCTACCACGCCGGCGGTCAAAAAGAACCCACGAAAGGTGCTCTCTATGAATGATAATCGGATTCCAGACAGTAAAATTAACATCGTCGAACCCCGAATTTTTGCAGATGCTAAAAACATCGCGAATAAATTAATCAACGGAGATGCGGTGCTAGTTCGAATGGAAAACGTTGACAGCACCACGATTCGACGGATTGTGGACTTTATTACAGGAACCCTCTACGCTATCGAAGGGAACTTGCAACAGATTGACGAAAAGGTCTACCTATGTACCCCCCAAAACTACGTGGTGAACGGGGACGTCAAGGGTCAGTTTTATGATCGGTCGGAGAAAAACTAA
- a CDS encoding YggT family protein, producing MAGLINLIAVTLDYLIDIYSYLIVAWALLTWLPGASQSKLGQLINRIVEPFISYFNFARIGMIGFGPVLAILALWFIKIGINGIANFLIGLVG from the coding sequence ATGGCCGGTTTAATTAATTTAATCGCAGTAACCTTGGATTATTTGATTGATATCTATAGTTACCTGATCGTGGCGTGGGCCTTACTAACTTGGTTACCAGGCGCAAGCCAGTCGAAACTGGGGCAGTTGATTAATCGCATTGTAGAGCCATTTATATCTTACTTTAACTTTGCTCGCATCGGCATGATTGGTTTTGGCCCGGTACTCGCAATCTTGGCGCTCTGGTTTATCAAAATTGGAATCAATGGGATCGCCAACTTCCTGATTGGGTTGGTGGGTTAA
- a CDS encoding RNA-binding protein, translating to MGLSENVTQHFRSSELPFLRQASDWIEQAATEYRPILTEFLNARERYLLETLVNRQPDLRLQSNGGYPQAEMQRGLVFPDYFTPMDQDFELALLEINYPEKFATLQHRQVLGSLMGSGIERNVLGDIISDGNRWQLITKQEIAPFLRQTVTEMGRTKVTLAPQPFTNLLQVQDNAQAVHTTLPSLRLDVVIATLFRVSRAVAKELVTRGKVRLNWFTYEKPDYELAIHDLVSVRGFGRIKLNENDGFSKKGKIKAEFDVIKNK from the coding sequence ATGGGACTCTCTGAGAACGTTACGCAACATTTTCGTTCAAGTGAGCTACCGTTTCTCCGGCAGGCCAGTGACTGGATTGAGCAGGCGGCAACCGAGTATCGACCGATTCTAACCGAGTTTTTAAACGCGCGGGAACGTTATTTGCTAGAAACGTTGGTGAACCGCCAACCAGACTTGCGATTGCAAAGTAACGGAGGATATCCGCAAGCGGAAATGCAACGGGGGTTAGTCTTTCCCGATTATTTTACGCCGATGGATCAGGATTTTGAACTGGCCCTGTTAGAGATTAACTACCCGGAAAAGTTTGCCACTTTACAACACCGTCAGGTGCTTGGCTCCTTAATGGGGAGCGGGATTGAGCGCAATGTGCTTGGTGATATCATTAGCGATGGCAACCGGTGGCAATTAATTACGAAGCAAGAAATTGCCCCATTTTTGCGACAAACGGTGACGGAGATGGGACGAACTAAAGTCACGTTAGCACCCCAACCATTCACGAATTTGTTACAAGTGCAAGATAATGCTCAAGCGGTACACACGACGTTACCATCGTTACGACTGGACGTTGTGATTGCAACCCTCTTTCGGGTTTCGCGGGCAGTGGCAAAGGAACTTGTGACCCGAGGGAAGGTTCGATTAAACTGGTTTACCTACGAAAAACCAGATTACGAATTAGCCATTCACGACCTGGTATCTGTCCGGGGATTTGGTAGAATAAAATTAAACGAAAATGATGGCTTTTCCAAAAAAGGAAAAATTAAAGCAGAGTTTGATGTGATAAAAAATAAGTGA
- a CDS encoding DivIVA domain-containing protein — MVLSAEDIHNKKFGTKMRGYNIDEVNDFLEQITKDYQILHDDNASLKKDLDEAKRKLNHYDDLNGSLSQSILVAQEAADNVKKAADASAEKTMKEAQDKANQLLMEATHTAQDQVAAGKKQAAVIALSTDDFRMQLQRFQKKMVAMLESQLQYANSSDWSELLEGADYRNFPEMKSLVAGLDNSDHERVNSESNQPLSSDKYAEPTVRFYPDGQVEIL; from the coding sequence ATGGTACTTTCTGCAGAAGACATTCACAACAAAAAATTTGGCACCAAGATGCGGGGTTACAACATTGACGAGGTTAATGATTTTTTGGAACAAATTACCAAAGATTATCAAATCTTGCACGATGACAATGCCTCGTTAAAGAAAGATTTAGACGAAGCAAAGCGCAAACTGAATCACTACGATGACTTAAACGGGTCATTGAGCCAGTCCATCTTGGTCGCCCAAGAAGCTGCTGACAACGTGAAAAAGGCGGCAGATGCCAGTGCAGAAAAGACCATGAAGGAAGCGCAAGACAAGGCCAACCAACTGCTGATGGAAGCAACGCACACGGCTCAAGATCAGGTCGCAGCCGGTAAGAAGCAAGCAGCTGTGATTGCCCTGAGTACCGACGATTTTCGCATGCAACTGCAACGATTCCAAAAGAAGATGGTGGCAATGTTGGAAAGTCAACTTCAGTATGCCAACAGCTCAGACTGGTCGGAATTACTAGAGGGCGCCGACTATCGCAACTTCCCGGAAATGAAGTCCTTAGTTGCAGGCCTTGACAATTCGGATCATGAGAGAGTAAACTCTGAAAGTAATCAACCACTGTCGTCTGACAAGTATGCGGAACCAACCGTCCGCTTCTACCCAGATGGACAGGTTGAAATTTTATAA
- the ileS gene encoding isoleucine--tRNA ligase, whose protein sequence is MRIKDTLNLGKTKFKMRGNLPVKELEREQLWETNQLYQQRQRLNEGKPAFVLHDGPPYANGDIHMGHAMNKITKDFIVRYKSMNGFRAPFVPGWDTHGLPIEQQLKKAGYDRKKMSTNEFRKLCHDYALKQVDRQRTEFKRLGVQGDWDHPYLTLLPEYEAAEVRVFGKMAEKGLIYKGLKPVIWSWSSESALAEAEVEYHDVESPSAFYAEKVVDGKGVLDNDNTYMVVWTTTPWTIPASEGITVAPDFDYVVVKHDDDQKQYVLAAELLDADAELFGWHDVQIVKHVQGKDLDRVLAEHPFTPDRKLVTMLGDFVTADAGTGLVHTAPGYGEDDYNIGKQYDLPIFAPVDNKGYLTEEAGPDFAGVFYEDANQIALDKLKEQGQLLHYMPYEHSYPFDWRTKKPVIYRATPQWFASVTKIRQQILDAIDTVSFNPEWGQQRLHNMIRDRGDWVISRQRVWGVPLPIFYAEDGTAIMTPETINHVADLFAKYGSDVWFERDAKDLLPAGFTSEHSPNGEFTKETDIMDVWFDSGSSHQGVLAERPELTYPADLYLEGSDQYRGWFNSSLITSVATAGISPYKNLLSQGFTLDGNGHKMSKSLGNTIAPADVIKQMGADIVRLWVTSVDTSADVRVSMENFKTVGDSYKKIRNTVRYLLANTSDFDPETNAVAYNDLPSVDQYMVIKLNDLIQNVKDAYDRYDFMTINKQLMHFITVDLSAFYLDFAKDILYIDAEDGARRRAMQTVLYQALVALTKLLTPIIPHTTEEIWQFCHEPEEFVQLAEMPTVTHFDNEAEIRTEWDQFMQLRKDVLKAMEDARNDKIIGKPSEAKLILYVTPQLKDLLTKLNVDLAQILMVSQLEIKPIEAAEDDVSTFGDDLAIEVEHADGKTCERCRLIKTDVGSDPDYPGFCARCAKLVRDQFPETAETGFDA, encoded by the coding sequence ATGCGGATCAAAGACACCCTGAACCTGGGTAAGACCAAGTTCAAAATGCGCGGGAACCTACCGGTCAAAGAGCTCGAACGCGAGCAACTGTGGGAAACCAACCAACTGTACCAACAACGCCAACGCCTAAACGAAGGAAAGCCTGCGTTTGTGCTTCACGATGGGCCTCCCTATGCCAACGGTGACATTCACATGGGACACGCGATGAACAAGATTACCAAGGACTTCATCGTGCGTTACAAGTCTATGAACGGTTTTCGGGCTCCCTTTGTCCCCGGTTGGGATACCCACGGCTTACCAATTGAACAACAACTGAAAAAAGCCGGCTATGACCGTAAAAAGATGTCGACGAACGAATTTAGAAAGCTTTGTCATGACTATGCTTTAAAGCAGGTCGACCGGCAACGGACCGAATTTAAACGGCTCGGAGTTCAAGGGGATTGGGATCATCCCTACCTAACCCTCTTACCTGAATACGAAGCAGCTGAAGTACGAGTCTTTGGCAAGATGGCCGAAAAGGGATTGATTTACAAGGGTCTGAAACCCGTCATCTGGTCCTGGTCATCTGAATCAGCTCTCGCTGAAGCCGAAGTGGAATATCACGACGTTGAATCACCATCGGCTTTCTACGCCGAAAAAGTGGTTGATGGCAAAGGCGTCTTAGACAATGACAACACCTACATGGTGGTCTGGACGACGACCCCGTGGACGATTCCCGCTTCAGAAGGAATCACGGTGGCTCCAGACTTCGATTACGTCGTGGTGAAACATGACGACGATCAGAAACAATACGTCTTGGCGGCGGAATTATTAGATGCCGATGCTGAACTGTTTGGCTGGCATGACGTTCAAATCGTTAAACACGTCCAAGGGAAAGACTTAGACCGCGTTTTGGCCGAACATCCCTTCACACCGGACCGTAAGTTAGTCACAATGTTGGGTGACTTTGTAACCGCCGACGCCGGAACCGGACTGGTGCACACTGCGCCTGGTTACGGGGAAGATGACTACAACATCGGAAAGCAATACGACTTACCAATCTTTGCCCCCGTTGATAACAAGGGGTACCTGACCGAAGAAGCGGGTCCAGACTTTGCGGGGGTCTTCTACGAAGATGCGAACCAAATTGCCTTGGACAAGTTGAAGGAGCAAGGGCAGTTACTACACTACATGCCATACGAACACAGTTATCCGTTTGACTGGCGGACCAAGAAGCCGGTCATCTACCGGGCAACGCCCCAGTGGTTTGCTTCTGTAACGAAGATTCGGCAACAAATCCTGGATGCCATTGACACGGTTAGTTTCAATCCCGAGTGGGGACAACAACGGCTCCACAACATGATTCGGGACCGGGGCGACTGGGTCATTTCCCGGCAACGGGTTTGGGGTGTGCCACTCCCGATCTTCTATGCTGAAGACGGGACGGCCATCATGACGCCGGAAACAATCAACCACGTGGCCGACTTGTTTGCGAAGTATGGTTCCGACGTCTGGTTCGAACGCGATGCCAAGGACTTGTTACCAGCTGGCTTTACCAGTGAACACTCCCCGAATGGGGAATTCACCAAGGAAACCGACATCATGGATGTTTGGTTTGACTCTGGTTCCTCGCACCAAGGGGTCTTAGCCGAACGACCAGAATTAACTTACCCAGCTGATCTGTACCTCGAAGGTTCTGACCAGTACCGGGGTTGGTTCAACTCGAGTCTGATTACCAGTGTGGCTACGGCCGGCATTTCACCATACAAGAACTTGCTGTCGCAAGGCTTTACCTTAGACGGAAATGGTCACAAGATGAGCAAGTCGCTTGGAAACACGATTGCGCCTGCTGACGTTATCAAGCAGATGGGAGCAGACATCGTGCGGCTCTGGGTTACGAGTGTGGATACCTCGGCTGACGTTCGGGTTTCGATGGAAAACTTCAAGACGGTGGGAGACAGCTACAAGAAGATTCGGAACACGGTGCGGTACCTGTTAGCGAACACCAGTGACTTTGATCCCGAAACGAACGCGGTCGCTTACAACGACTTACCGTCCGTGGACCAATACATGGTAATTAAGTTAAACGACCTAATCCAGAATGTGAAGGACGCTTACGACCGGTATGATTTCATGACGATCAACAAGCAGTTAATGCACTTCATCACGGTTGATTTATCCGCCTTCTACCTGGACTTTGCTAAGGACATCTTGTACATCGATGCCGAAGACGGAGCCCGGCGGCGGGCCATGCAGACCGTGCTGTACCAAGCCTTAGTGGCCTTAACCAAGTTACTGACGCCCATCATTCCGCACACGACCGAAGAAATTTGGCAGTTCTGTCACGAACCAGAAGAATTCGTGCAGTTAGCCGAAATGCCAACGGTGACGCACTTTGACAACGAAGCAGAGATCCGGACGGAATGGGATCAATTCATGCAACTCCGCAAGGACGTCTTAAAGGCGATGGAAGATGCTCGCAATGACAAGATCATCGGAAAACCTTCCGAAGCCAAGTTAATCCTGTACGTAACGCCCCAGCTGAAGGATCTCTTAACCAAGTTAAATGTGGACTTGGCGCAAATTTTGATGGTTTCGCAACTGGAAATCAAACCAATTGAAGCCGCCGAAGACGATGTTTCGACCTTTGGTGACGACCTTGCCATTGAAGTGGAACACGCCGATGGCAAGACCTGTGAACGGTGCCGGTTGATTAAAACCGACGTTGGTAGTGATCCGGACTACCCAGGATTCTGTGCCCGGTGTGCTAAATTAGTCAGAGACCAGTTCCCCGAAACAGCAGAAACTGGCTTTGACGCCTAA
- a CDS encoding cold-shock protein: MEGKIKQYDRSRGFGYLTTTDGEEIFMHITGIIEGNPKLIQAGDPVEFVISPGKNGPQAAKIRLAR; encoded by the coding sequence ATGGAAGGTAAGATTAAGCAGTATGATCGGAGTCGGGGATTTGGGTACCTAACCACGACTGACGGAGAAGAGATTTTTATGCACATCACGGGGATCATTGAGGGCAATCCGAAGCTAATTCAAGCCGGCGATCCGGTGGAATTCGTGATTTCCCCAGGGAAAAACGGACCTCAAGCAGCTAAGATTCGGCTCGCCCGGTAA
- a CDS encoding NUDIX hydrolase, with protein MADKDLKETEIKRELKYDGEIIRVEQETVRLANGETAHRDVVHHAPAVGMLVITADDKIVLEKQWREPAKAVLVEIPAGKLDDRDQGNEIHAVQRELNEEIRYHADRIEPLYSFYSSCGFTDEYMYLYLVTDLTPVTDQLPRDDGEFLEIGEYSLQEAHAMVQDGTIKDAKTIMAIQAWELMKK; from the coding sequence ATGGCAGACAAAGATTTGAAGGAAACCGAAATTAAGCGTGAACTGAAGTACGACGGCGAAATTATCCGGGTAGAACAGGAAACGGTGCGTCTGGCGAACGGTGAAACCGCGCACCGGGACGTGGTGCACCATGCTCCCGCAGTCGGAATGTTGGTTATCACAGCGGATGACAAGATTGTGTTGGAAAAGCAGTGGCGCGAACCAGCCAAGGCGGTTTTAGTGGAAATTCCTGCTGGAAAGCTCGACGACCGCGATCAAGGTAATGAAATTCACGCCGTTCAACGGGAACTGAACGAAGAGATTCGCTACCATGCCGACCGGATTGAACCGTTGTACTCGTTCTATTCGTCCTGTGGGTTTACCGACGAATACATGTACCTCTACCTCGTCACTGATTTGACGCCGGTCACCGACCAGCTACCGCGCGATGACGGTGAGTTTTTGGAAATTGGCGAGTACAGCTTACAAGAAGCGCACGCAATGGTTCAAGACGGGACCATCAAGGACGCCAAAACGATTATGGCAATTCAAGCCTGGGAATTAATGAAAAAGTAG
- a CDS encoding 5'-methylthioadenosine/adenosylhomocysteine nucleosidase: MKTFGIICAMDEEIKELKESLENEQTTTVGAVDFYTGEISGQRVILVKSGIGKVEAGITAALLMTNFSVDVLIHSGAAAGIGKGLQVGDIVISTETAYHDVDCTADGEVYGQLPNQPARFPASKTWGDRIATASADQGLNVHHGLIVTGDQFIAGKDMIATILKHFPDALAGEMEGAAVGQVAHQFDVPYVVVRAMSDTGDENASQSFEEFVVAAGRQSAEMLLRLFANANVA; encoded by the coding sequence ATGAAAACGTTTGGAATTATTTGTGCAATGGACGAAGAAATCAAGGAACTCAAGGAGTCCCTAGAAAACGAACAGACCACCACGGTCGGGGCGGTGGACTTTTACACCGGTGAGATTAGTGGGCAACGGGTGATCCTCGTAAAATCCGGCATTGGAAAAGTCGAAGCCGGGATCACGGCCGCTTTACTGATGACGAATTTTTCAGTCGACGTCCTGATTCACTCAGGCGCTGCCGCTGGAATCGGAAAGGGACTACAGGTCGGAGACATTGTAATTTCAACCGAAACGGCGTACCACGACGTGGACTGTACCGCGGACGGCGAGGTCTACGGACAGCTACCGAACCAACCCGCTCGCTTCCCGGCTTCTAAGACCTGGGGCGACCGGATTGCCACTGCTTCAGCTGATCAAGGCCTGAACGTGCACCATGGGTTGATTGTGACTGGCGACCAATTTATTGCCGGAAAAGACATGATTGCGACCATCTTGAAGCACTTCCCGGATGCCTTAGCCGGAGAAATGGAAGGAGCCGCGGTTGGTCAGGTTGCCCACCAGTTTGACGTTCCGTACGTGGTGGTCAGAGCGATGTCTGATACCGGTGACGAAAACGCCAGCCAGAGCTTTGAAGAGTTTGTAGTCGCTGCTGGGCGGCAATCGGCTGAAATGTTACTCCGGTTGTTTGCCAACGCGAACGTCGCGTAA
- a CDS encoding cysteine desulfurase family protein codes for MSEIYLDHAATTPISAPVLAELTKQYQKTFGNPSTLYQLGRAANQVLEASRHVMAASINAQDSEIVFTSGGTESDNTAIIRTAEARQDLGKHLITTAIEHEAVLKPMHYLEQHGYRVTYLPVDEHGTIRMADLEAALDDETTLVSIMSVNNEVGSMMPIHEIGELLQDHQAWFHTDAVQAYGLEDIDVERDHIDLLSTSAHKLYGPKLLGFLYRRADLKFPSYIMGGDQEDKRRAGTQNVPAIAGFATAVQQLPSAKKQELRERFRGFRDQILTRFADQEITVYVNGPEAGAGSPHVLNLWFPGTSTYVLQNNLDLDGIAVSGGSACTAGNLEPSHVLTAMFGKDSPRLNESIRVSFGKYTTAAEIDQFVTTTSKIIHRLAERRRH; via the coding sequence ATGAGCGAAATTTATTTAGATCACGCGGCGACGACGCCGATTTCTGCGCCCGTTCTCGCCGAACTAACGAAACAATACCAAAAGACGTTTGGTAATCCGTCAACGCTGTATCAACTGGGACGGGCTGCTAACCAGGTGTTGGAAGCTAGTAGGCACGTAATGGCTGCCAGCATCAACGCTCAGGATAGCGAGATTGTCTTTACCAGTGGCGGCACCGAAAGCGACAACACCGCCATCATTCGAACGGCGGAAGCGCGGCAAGATCTGGGGAAGCACTTGATTACCACAGCGATTGAACACGAAGCGGTTTTAAAACCGATGCACTACCTGGAACAACACGGCTACCGGGTAACCTATCTTCCCGTTGACGAACACGGAACGATTCGGATGGCCGACTTGGAAGCCGCGCTTGACGATGAAACCACGTTAGTCTCAATCATGAGTGTCAATAACGAAGTCGGCAGTATGATGCCAATCCATGAGATTGGGGAATTACTCCAAGATCACCAAGCCTGGTTCCACACGGATGCCGTGCAGGCTTATGGCTTAGAAGATATCGACGTGGAACGCGACCACATTGACTTGCTGTCGACGTCCGCGCACAAACTGTACGGACCCAAATTACTGGGCTTCCTCTACCGACGAGCTGACCTGAAGTTTCCGAGTTACATCATGGGCGGCGACCAGGAAGACAAGCGCCGGGCTGGAACCCAGAACGTGCCGGCAATTGCGGGCTTTGCGACGGCGGTTCAACAACTGCCGAGTGCCAAGAAGCAGGAGCTGCGGGAGCGGTTCCGTGGTTTTCGCGACCAAATCCTGACCAGGTTTGCTGATCAGGAGATTACGGTCTATGTCAACGGACCCGAAGCGGGGGCGGGATCACCCCACGTCCTGAATCTCTGGTTCCCCGGGACGTCAACCTATGTCTTACAAAACAATCTTGATCTCGATGGCATCGCGGTTTCGGGTGGTTCTGCCTGCACCGCCGGGAATCTGGAACCATCGCACGTTTTAACCGCGATGTTTGGCAAAGACAGTCCGCGGTTGAACGAATCAATCCGGGTGAGCTTTGGAAAGTACACGACGGCCGCTGAGATTGACCAGTTCGTAACGACAACCAGTAAGATTATTCATAGACTAGCAGAACGGAGGCGCCACTAA
- a CDS encoding DUF1831 domain-containing protein, translating into MSFADQVHLDGDSATYRVNPAVKRYTLSDLNFKQTKLGNYELTQSLNPMNPKANVQVKLSINADLTQLKLAILTGSGLKTVDIFTGDQFAEEREQYQFLMQNLVIRQVLTKN; encoded by the coding sequence ATGTCATTTGCAGATCAAGTCCACTTAGACGGAGACAGCGCCACCTACCGGGTTAATCCGGCGGTCAAACGCTACACGCTGAGTGATTTAAACTTTAAACAGACCAAGCTGGGCAACTACGAGTTAACCCAGTCGCTAAATCCGATGAACCCGAAGGCGAACGTGCAGGTTAAACTAAGCATTAACGCCGACTTAACCCAGTTGAAGCTGGCCATTTTGACTGGTTCGGGACTCAAAACAGTCGACATCTTTACGGGCGATCAGTTTGCCGAAGAACGCGAACAGTACCAATTCCTGATGCAAAATTTGGTGATTCGGCAGGTCTTAACTAAAAACTAG
- the mnmA gene encoding tRNA 2-thiouridine(34) synthase MnmA, with the protein MQDNSQTRVVVGMSGGVDSSVAAYLLKQQGYDVVGVFMKNWDDTDENGVCTATEDFKDVAHVANQLGIPYYSVNFEKEYWDRVFKYFLAEYKRGRTPNPDVICNTEIKYKAFLEYAMDLGADYIAMGHYAQLKRDENGKNHLIRSTDLNKDQTYFLSQLSADQLDRVMFPVGGMTKPEVRQIAHDANLYVADKKDSMGVCFIGPNNFDNFLSQYLPAQPGKMMTLDGEVKGEHSGLMYYTIGQRRGLGIGGDGQDNRPWFVIGKDLEKNVLYVGKGYENPYLYADYLTASDLSFVDGNTRGQTFHCTAKFRYRQKDVAVTVQIDDDQNHVKVTFEEPARAVTPGQAVVFYDGAECLGVATIDAAYKNEEKLQYV; encoded by the coding sequence ATGCAAGATAACAGTCAAACTCGGGTCGTCGTCGGCATGAGCGGTGGCGTGGACTCTTCGGTCGCAGCGTACCTTTTGAAACAGCAGGGTTATGACGTGGTCGGAGTTTTCATGAAAAACTGGGACGATACCGATGAAAACGGAGTTTGTACCGCGACGGAAGACTTTAAGGACGTGGCTCACGTGGCCAACCAACTGGGGATTCCATACTACTCCGTGAACTTTGAAAAGGAATACTGGGACCGGGTCTTTAAGTACTTCTTAGCTGAATACAAACGGGGTCGGACGCCGAACCCGGACGTGATTTGTAACACGGAAATTAAGTACAAGGCTTTCTTGGAGTACGCAATGGATCTGGGAGCGGACTACATCGCCATGGGTCACTATGCCCAACTGAAACGGGATGAAAATGGCAAGAACCACTTGATTCGGTCGACCGACCTCAACAAGGACCAAACCTACTTCTTGAGTCAGTTGTCAGCGGACCAATTAGACCGGGTAATGTTCCCAGTTGGAGGCATGACCAAGCCCGAAGTCCGGCAAATTGCGCACGACGCGAACCTCTACGTGGCGGACAAGAAGGACTCGATGGGGGTTTGTTTCATTGGACCCAATAACTTTGATAACTTCTTGAGTCAATACTTACCGGCGCAACCAGGAAAGATGATGACGCTCGATGGTGAAGTTAAGGGTGAGCACTCCGGCTTGATGTACTACACGATTGGGCAACGCCGTGGTCTTGGAATTGGAGGCGACGGTCAGGACAACCGGCCGTGGTTTGTGATTGGGAAGGACCTCGAAAAGAACGTCCTCTACGTGGGCAAGGGCTACGAAAACCCATACCTGTATGCTGACTACCTGACGGCCTCGGATCTTTCGTTTGTGGACGGCAACACCCGTGGACAAACTTTCCACTGTACCGCGAAGTTCCGGTACCGACAAAAAGATGTCGCCGTGACGGTTCAGATTGACGATGATCAAAACCACGTCAAGGTTACCTTTGAGGAACCCGCTCGCGCCGTTACTCCCGGTCAAGCCGTCGTCTTTTACGACGGAGCTGAGTGTCTTGGGGTAGCAACCATTGATGCTGCTTATAAAAATGAAGAGAAATTACAATATGTTTAA
- a CDS encoding transcriptional regulator produces the protein MAREKDTTEYKSVTMRIPQDLYDDYKKVLEKKGAIVTYDIRNYMRAVVAKDKEEN, from the coding sequence ATGGCTCGAGAAAAAGATACCACTGAATACAAGAGCGTCACGATGCGAATTCCGCAAGATCTTTACGACGATTACAAAAAAGTCCTTGAGAAAAAGGGTGCCATTGTGACCTATGACATTCGTAACTATATGCGTGCCGTAGTTGCGAAGGATAAAGAAGAAAATTAA